One genomic window of Phoenix dactylifera cultivar Barhee BC4 chromosome 6, palm_55x_up_171113_PBpolish2nd_filt_p, whole genome shotgun sequence includes the following:
- the LOC103716174 gene encoding uncharacterized protein LOC103716174 isoform X3: MFTEGLDSHALRWVREGHASFSNPQHRMDPLRGPSNGGRGFGIPPPEKFRSGHLPRGAIPMSHTIPREDESYSGSDMDESSDTEAEIYGGRYSVDSSPRDDVSGHRAPNGASAAAGIGRRCTVPVSGQHYNSSDGYSDFSLPRDTAQQQLQQPRKQIHVNGYMEEEEEDGLSDSGWSSASQVGRNNGGSGVASRVSNVPFRGYAKVNVQRVGVNSQGSYPAECYSHKVPFRKDANVSADKVGMNSQGGYHPESYSHRVPSREDVQATAEMDGPSDAPSAPPINGCVQEISHASEPIPSGRLYDTRAASSKGPAIKQEAHSHVNDGSNILDQNARNTSRSSGAEVAPSSSLFPARVPTFHASAQGPWHSVIAYDACVRLCLHSWARGCMEAPVFLENECALLRSAFGLQHILLQSEEELLAKRSSELVSEGAAPKPKKTIGKMKVQVRKVRMSPDMPSGCSFSSMKAPMVKLESLRCRMSNLRSTLSSRWESVRKVRVLPNLPANSSFSRHSLAYMHASAQYVKQVSGLLKIGVTTLRSSSSYEIVQETYSCQLRLKSSTEEDCVRMQPGSGETHVFFPDSLGDDLIVDVYDSKGKSCGRVVAQVANIAEDPSDKVRWWSIYHEPEHELVGRIQLYVNYTTSPDENSGLKYGSVAETVAYDIVLEVAMKAQHFQQRNLLLHGQWKWLLTEFASYYGVSDAYTKLRYLSYVMDVATPTADCLMLVHDLLLPVILKSRSKNTLSHQENCILGEIEEQIEQILAMVFENYKSLDESLPSGMVEVFRPATGTPAPTLVPAVKLYTLLHDILTPEAQLKLCSYFQAAAKKRMRRHLVETDEYVAGNCEANLMDVVTISTAYQKMKSLCLNIRNEIFTDIEIHNQHVLPSFIDLPNLSASIYSVELCGRLRAFLVACPPTGPSPPVADLVIATADFQKDLASWNISPIKGGIDAKELFHLYIILWIQDKRLGLLESCKLDKQVKWSGVQTQHMTTPFVDDMYDRLKDTLNEYEVIICRWPEYTFVLENAIADIEKAVVEALEKQYADVLAPLKDSMTPKKFGLKYVQKLAKRNSISPYNVPDELGILLNTMKIMIDVLRPKIEMQLKSWGSCIPDGGGVAAEDRLGEVSVTLKAKFRNYLQAVVEKLAENTRAQSTTKLKKIIQDSKDAIAESDIRSRMQPLKDHLMQTINHLHTVFEVHVFVAVCRGFWHRMGQDVLSFLENRKENRAWYKGARVTVAVSFG; encoded by the exons CGAGGTCCAAGTAATGGCGGCCGTGGGTTTGGCATTCCGCCTCCGGAGAAATTCCGGAGCGGGCACCTGCCGAGAGGGGCGATCCCCATGTCCCACACCATTCCTAGAGAAGATGAAAGTTATTCTGGCTCGGACATGGATGAGTCCTCCGATACCGAGGCTGAGATCTATGGAGGACGGTACTCTGTTGATTCTTCACCTCGGGATGATGTCTCAGGGCACAGGGCACCTAATGGAGCCTCCGCCGCAGCTGGCATTGGTCGTCGGTGCACAGTTCCGGTTTCCGGGCAGCATTACAACTCAAGTGATGGTTACTCGGACTTCAGTTTGCCAAGGGATACTGCCCAGCAGCAGCTGCAGCAGCCGAGGAAGCAAATACATGTGAATGGAtacatggaagaagaggaggaagatgggTTGTCTGATTCTGGCTGGAGCTCTGCTAGTCAGGTGGGAAGGAATAATGGTGGTTCTGGTGTGGCTTCGAGAGTGAGTAATGTTCCCTTCAGAGGATATGCGAAGGTTAATGTGCAGAGGGTTGgtgtgaattcccaagggagcTATCCTGCAGAGTGCTATTCTCATAAAGTTCCTTTCAGAAAGGATGCAAATGTTAGTGCTGATAAAGTTGGCATGAATTCACAAGGGGGCTATCATCCAGAGAGCTACTCTCACCGTGTTCCCTCTCGAGAAGATGTGCAAGCTACTGCTGAGATG GATGGTCCCTCTGATGCACCAAGTGCACCGCCAATTAATGGCTGTGTTCAGGAAATCAGCCATGCTTCTGAACCAATACCATCAGGGAGATTATACGATACTCGTGCAGCAAGTTCAAAGGGCCCAGCTATTAAACAGGAGGCACATTCGCATGTTAATGATGGAAGCAATATACTGGACCAGAATGCTAG GAACACATCTAGATCTAGCGGTGCTGAAGTTGCCCCATCTTCTAGTTTGTTTCCAGCTCGAGTTCCCACCTTTCATGCAAG TGCACAAGGGCCCTGGCATTCTGTgattgcatatgatgcatgtgttCGGCTATGCCTTCATTCATGGGCTAGAGGTTGTATGGAAGCTCCAGTTTTCTTGGAAAATGAGTGTGCGCTGTTGCGAAGTGCTTTTGG TCTGCAGCATATCTTGTTACAGTCAGAGGAGGAACTGCTGGCAAAGCGCTCTTCAGAGCTTGTCAGTGAAGGAGCAGCGCCCAAGCCCAAAAAAACAATAGGCAAGATGAAAGTCcaag TTCGTAAGGTCAGAATGTCTCCGGATATGCCTTCTGGCTGCAGTTTTTCATCCATGAAAGCACCCATGGTAAAACTTGAATCACTTCGTTGTCGCATGTCCAATTTACGATCAACTCTTTCGTCAAGATGGGAATCAGTTCGGAAAGTTCGTGTTTTACCCAATCTGCCTGCGAATAGTTCATTTTCAAGGCACAGCTTAGCATATATGCATGCTAGTGCTCAGTATGTTAAGCAGGTCTCTGGCCTTCTAAAAATTGGGGTTACTACTCTTCGTAGCAGTTCATCATATGAAATTGTCCAAG AAACATATTCGTGTCAGTTGAGGCTGAAAAGTTCAACTGAAGAGGATTGTGTTCGGATGCAACCTGGATCTGGCGAAACACATGTGTT CTTTCCTGATAGCTTAGGAGATGATTTAATTGTTGATGTCTATGATTCCAAAGGAAAGTCATGTGGCCGAGTTGTAGCTCAAGTGGCTAACATTGCAGAAGATCCT AGTGACAAAGTTCGCTGGTGGTCCATTTATCACGAACCGGAGCATGAACTTGTTGGGCGAATACAACTTTATGTAAATTACACAACCAGTCCAGATGAAAACAGTGGTCTCAAG TACGGCTCTGTTGCAGAAACAGTGGCTTATGATATAGTCTTGGAAGTTGCAATGAAAGCTCAACATTTTCAACAAAGGAATCTGTTGCTGCATGGACAATGGAAATGGCTACTGACAGAATTTGCCTCCTACTATGGTGTTTCAGATGCATATACCAAACTAAG ATACCTTTCTTATGTCATGGATGTGGCAACCCCTACAGCAGACTGTCTCATGTTGGTTCATGATCTGCTACTGCCTGTGATTTTGAAGAGCCGTAGTAAGAATACATTGAGTCATCAAGAg AACTGCATTCTTGGAGAAATCGAGGAGCAGATCGAGCAGATTCTAGCTATGGTTTTTGAAAATTACAAGTCCCTGGATGAGTCTTTACCATCAGGAATGGTGGAAGTTTTTAGGCCTGCTACTGGGACTCCAGCTCCAACATTGGTACCTGCTGTAAAGCTGTATACTCTTCTGCATGATATTCTAACTCCAGAGGCACAACTAAAGCTGTGCAGTTATTTCCAG GCTGCTGCAAAGAAGAGGATGAGGCGGCACTTGGTTGAAACTGATGAGTATGTTGCAGGCAACTGTGAAGCCAACTTGATGGATGTTGTGACCATTTCTACTGCTTACCAGAAGATGAAATCACTCTGCTTAAATATCcgaaatgaaatttttacagacATCGAAATCCATAATCAGCATGTGCTCCCCAG CTTCATAGACCTTCCGAATCTATCTGCGTCCATTTACAGCGTGGAACTCTGTGGTAGATTGCGTGCATTCCTTGTTGCATGCCCTCCTACTGGCCCCTCACCACCTGTTGCAGATCTTGTAATTGCAACAGCTGATTTCCAAAAGGATCTTGCTAGTTGGAACATTAG TCCTATTAAAGGAGGCATTGATGCTAAGGAGTTATTCCACCtgtatattatattatggaTCCAAGATAAACGCCTTGGGTTGCTTGAGTCTTGTAAATTAGATAAG CAGGTAAAATGGTCAGGAGTTCAAACACAGCATATGACAACGCCATTTGTTGATGACATGTATGACCGACTGAAAGATACTTTGAATGAATATGAGGTCATCATATGCCGCTGGCCAGAATACACCTTTGTTTTGGAGAAT GCCATTGCAGATATTGAGAAGGCAGTGGTTGAGGCTTTGGAGAAGCAATATGCAGATGTGTTGGCTCCATTGAAGGATAGTATGACACCAAAGAAATTTGGCCTCAAATACGTTCAGAAACTTGCTAAGCGCAACTCAATCTCTCCTTATAATGTGCCTGATGAA CTGGGAATTCTCTTGAATACTATGAAAATAATGATTGATGTTCTGCGACCAAAAATAGAGATGCAGTTGAAATCTTGGGGTTCTTGTATACCTGATGGTGGGGGTGTAGCTGCCGAAGATCGCCTGGGCGAAGTAAGTGTAACATTGAAAGCGAAGTTCAGGAATTACCTGCAAGCGGTTGTAGAGAAACTTGCAGAGAAT ACTCGAGCACAGAGCACCACAAAGCTCAAGAAGATCATCCAAGACTCAAAGGATGCTATAGCAGAATCTGATATTAGAAGCAGAATGCAGCCCTTGAAGGATCACCTTATGCAGACAATTAATCACCTCCATACAGTCTTTGAGGTTCATGTGTTTGTAGCAGTATGTCGAGGCTTTTGGCACCGAATGGGGCAG GATGTCCTTAGTTTCTTGGAGAATCGAAAAGAGAACAGAGCATGGTATAAAGGTGCACGAGTCACAGTGGCTGTAA GTTTTGGATGA